A section of the Streptomyces sp. CG1 genome encodes:
- the tatA gene encoding Sec-independent protein translocase subunit TatA — MLENRLLEIIIIALVVMVLFGAKRLPDTARSLGKSLRILKAETRAGREEAEREASSTPAEPPALTKAGAPPQPHIVVAEATGKGQEVLHD; from the coding sequence ATGCTGGAAAACCGTCTGCTCGAAATCATTATTATCGCCCTGGTCGTCATGGTTCTGTTCGGAGCGAAGCGGCTCCCGGACACCGCGCGCTCGCTCGGAAAGTCGCTGCGCATCCTCAAGGCCGAGACCCGAGCCGGCCGCGAAGAGGCGGAGCGGGAGGCGTCGTCCACGCCGGCCGAGCCACCCGCACTCACGAAGGCGGGGGCACCCCCGCAGCCGCACATCGTCGTCGCGGAGGCCACCGGGAAGGGGCAAGAGGTGCTCCACGACTGA